The sequence below is a genomic window from Anaerolineae bacterium.
GTCAAAATGAGAAACACGCCCTGCCTCCCGCAAGCGCTCCAGATCGGCATCGCTGACGGGATGACCATAGTCGCTATCCTGAAAAGGCAGGAGCCTGCCACTCAGCAGATCCTGCACACGGTCTGCATCCCACTGCACGACAAAGGTGCCATCGCGCAGGATAAACACCAGATGGCGAGCAATGGGCGCTCCGTCATAATGACGCGTCATGATGCGGCTGTTGGCTCCATCCTGATCACAGCATAGCCGCTGAAGGACAACACGCAGAGGTGCCGGCGCAGTTCACAGTACCGCCCCGCCAGGCGGACGAACACTGGCCCATACCCCGACCGCGCTCACCCACCTGCTAAAGCTCAACGAAATAACTCTCCGCCGCCCGATCCAGCAACTCCCTGGTCATACGCGGCGGGCAGTTCAGGTAACGGGCGATATCGATGAGCTGATCGATCAGATCGCGCGGATGGACAGCGCGCAGCTTGCGATTACGTTTGATGTACCATTCCTGCAGGAGATAGGCCAACCCCTGCTCGTCGTAGGGCACGTGCTTGCGCTCGCACACCATTTTGAAGATCTCACGGAACTGCTCGTACGTAGGGTCTCCGACCTCGATCTTGTGCCGGATTCGACGCAGGAAGGCTTCATCAACCAGCTCGCGCGGCTCCAGATTGGTGGAAAAGACGATCATCACATAGAAGGGCACTTCGATCTTCCGCCCCGTATGCAGAGTCAGGAAGTCCACCCCCTTCTCCAGTGGCACAATCCAGCGGTTGAGCAGGTCACGCGGGCGTACCTGTTGCCGGCCAAAGTCGTCGATCAGGAACATCCCGCCATTCGCCTTGACCTGGTAAGGAGCCTCATAGTACTTGTTGATATCGTCGTAAACCAGGTCCAGGCCAGCCAGCATCAGCTCGCCGCCTACCATGATCACCGGTCGCCGTATCTTGACCCAGCGCGGATCGCGCTTCTCGCCGGTGCGCCCGCTGGCGCTGGCGGCGGTTTCGCCGGGCACCATTTCCACGATCTCATGGTGCACGTTGTCAAAGACGCGCACAATCTGCCCGTCAATATCGATAGCGAACGGAATCCACAGATCGCCGCCCAGGACAATACGCCCTACCGCTTCGGAGATCGTCGTCTTGCCGTTGCCCGGCGGGCCATAAAGGAAGATCGACTTGCCGGAGTTCACTGCCGGACCGATCTTGTTGAGCATCTCCGTGGACACCACCAGATCCTTGAGCGATCCCAGCAATTGCTCCTGGGTCACCGAGCGCCGGCCCCGGTTCTGCTCCTGCATCGCCGCGATGTACTGGCCCAGTGTCACCGGGCACGGCCCGGCGTACTGGGAGCGTTCCAGCGCTTCACGGGCCTTCTCAGAACCTTTCTCAGAGATGATGTACTGGTACGTTGCTGCCACTGCGCTGATCCCGGCGGCGCCGCGCACCTCGATCAGCTTTTCCCGCTTGAGAAAATCCAGTACGTTGTCGATAACTCCCTGATACGGCAGGCGGACAAAATCCGCGATCTGCTGGCCCGTCATGAGGCCACTGAAGTAGATGACCTTGAGGACAAGGTCCGCAATGGTCAGCATATTCAATCCGGTATCGGCCACCGAACGCATGACAGGGGGCGCCCATACCTCGGACGCCTGAGCGCGCGGCTGGGCTGGCGATTGTTGTTCTAGCTGGCGAGGCGGTCGGGGAGGAATACGTCCGGTCATGGTCCAATATCCTTGCCACACTCTGGCGCAACTGATGGCACTAAAAGATGATCTGCGCTTTTCCTGTACAGTCTTGCATTATACGTCAAAGCCGATCCCGCGCCATGTTTGCGCCCTACCCTGCCCTTGTGCGCCCTGCACAGGAACATTTGAGGCTCGGCTGAAGCAGTGCTAGAATCAAAAAACATCCCGGTGAGGTATACGATGATTGATCGAATCCAGTGGCTGGGCAATGGCACATTTTTTGTACACGGCCCGCCGCGCATCTACATCAACCCGGTTTCTGGAATCACCACTGACCGCCAACAGGCGGATGTCATCCTGATCAGCCAGGCCACCTATGACCACTGCTCCCCGGCTGTGCTCAACCGGTTGTGTGGCCCCTCAACCCTGATCATTGCCAACACCCAGGATGCCGACTGTCTGTCCGGGCATCGAGCGCAGGTGTTACGTCCCTGGCAGTGCATAACCTGCCAGCGGGCGCGGATCACCGCTGTACCCTCTCATCCGACCCGTTCGCCCGCCAGTGACGGCGACTCCATCCCTCCCATTGGCTTCCTGATCGCCATGGATACTTACGACATCTTCTATGCGGGCGATACCGTCGTTCTGCCGGATACTCAGTTCCTGCATCCCGATATCGCCATCCTGCCGGTCCGCAACAGACGCACCGGCC
It includes:
- a CDS encoding ATP-binding protein codes for the protein MPPRPPRQLEQQSPAQPRAQASEVWAPPVMRSVADTGLNMLTIADLVLKVIYFSGLMTGQQIADFVRLPYQGVIDNVLDFLKREKLIEVRGAAGISAVAATYQYIISEKGSEKAREALERSQYAGPCPVTLGQYIAAMQEQNRGRRSVTQEQLLGSLKDLVVSTEMLNKIGPAVNSGKSIFLYGPPGNGKTTISEAVGRIVLGGDLWIPFAIDIDGQIVRVFDNVHHEIVEMVPGETAASASGRTGEKRDPRWVKIRRPVIMVGGELMLAGLDLVYDDINKYYEAPYQVKANGGMFLIDDFGRQQVRPRDLLNRWIVPLEKGVDFLTLHTGRKIEVPFYVMIVFSTNLEPRELVDEAFLRRIRHKIEVGDPTYEQFREIFKMVCERKHVPYDEQGLAYLLQEWYIKRNRKLRAVHPRDLIDQLIDIARYLNCPPRMTRELLDRAAESYFVEL